In the Ilumatobacteraceae bacterium genome, one interval contains:
- a CDS encoding HU family DNA-binding protein: protein MTKAELLEAVADAAGVSKADAERTVGAFFDIVVSSTKGGDKVAWPGFGSFSTTERPARTGRNPQTGEPVPIKASTAMKFTASSTLKSALNPGR, encoded by the coding sequence ATGACCAAGGCAGAATTGCTCGAAGCCGTTGCCGACGCCGCTGGTGTGTCGAAGGCTGACGCCGAGCGCACCGTTGGTGCGTTCTTCGACATCGTCGTTTCGTCCACCAAGGGTGGCGACAAGGTCGCATGGCCGGGCTTCGGCTCGTTCAGCACCACCGAGCGCCCGGCGCGTACCGGCCGCAACCCGCAGACCGGTGAGCCGGTGCCGATCAAGGCCTCGACCGCGATGAAGTTCACCGCGAGCTCGACCCTCAAGTCCGCCCTCAACCCGGGGCGCTGA
- a CDS encoding HIT family protein — protein sequence MDDPAVPCIFCDIVAGSAPADIVWADDVAVAFLDRTPLFWGHTLVVPARHVVQLTDLPGTATGPFFRRVQMIAAVMPDALGAGGTFVAMNNIVSQSVAHLHVHVAPRTKGDGLRGFFWPRQKYGEVRSADFAARLRVGLASFDTESYLADR from the coding sequence ATGGACGATCCCGCCGTGCCGTGCATCTTCTGCGACATCGTCGCCGGATCCGCTCCCGCCGACATCGTGTGGGCCGACGACGTCGCCGTCGCGTTCCTCGACCGAACGCCACTGTTCTGGGGCCATACGCTGGTGGTTCCTGCTCGCCACGTGGTCCAGCTGACCGATCTGCCCGGCACCGCGACCGGTCCGTTCTTCCGTCGGGTCCAGATGATCGCGGCGGTGATGCCCGACGCGCTCGGGGCGGGCGGCACGTTCGTGGCGATGAACAACATCGTCAGCCAGAGCGTCGCCCATCTGCACGTGCACGTTGCGCCGCGAACCAAGGGTGACGGCCTGCGCGGATTCTTCTGGCCGCGGCAGAAGTACGGCGAGGTTCGTTCGGCCGACTTCGCGGCGCGCTTAAGGGTCGGCCTCGCATCGTTCGACACCGAGAGCTACCTCGCAGACCGTTGA
- a CDS encoding PhoH family protein: MTDLQTNARQRAIATAQREGGDHESSAETTTRIVVDTSVLIADPHCFDTFGDAALIVPLTVVEELDSLKTRPDDVGRAARTALRTIEEYRVQHGGSLAEPVAVGDGTLQIEINGIQKHLLVEHGLDVSVPDNRIIGAALGQAGKGPTVMLSNDAALRIKAAHLGLTAAAHEPTKAGRGDRPVGWVVIEAGHDVVDCLYAAGGVDVGAVEDATTLHDNEFAVLRSGSQSALTRRIGDELVLLPHSLPEPWGLRPRNKEQRFAVELLLDPDIAVVTLDGRAGTGKTILAIAAALEQVVEQQRYERVAVYRPLVPVGRADVGFLPGGLEEKLDPWMSAIHDAIVALTDRNSSHDARRLIEELTARGQLSLESVTFLRGRSLQRQIVVIDEAQNLEPTTLRTILTRIGDGTKVIFTGDTSQIDAPYLGESNNALAVLTNAFGGQRCFGHVTLTACERSDVASLAAELL, encoded by the coding sequence GTGACCGACCTTCAGACGAACGCCCGCCAGCGGGCAATCGCAACCGCCCAGCGCGAAGGAGGTGATCACGAATCGTCAGCGGAGACCACGACCCGGATCGTCGTCGACACGTCCGTACTGATCGCCGATCCGCACTGTTTCGACACGTTCGGCGACGCCGCACTCATCGTGCCGCTGACCGTCGTCGAAGAACTCGACTCGCTCAAGACCCGGCCCGACGACGTCGGTCGCGCCGCCCGGACGGCGCTCCGGACGATCGAGGAGTACCGGGTGCAGCACGGCGGATCGTTGGCCGAACCGGTCGCGGTCGGCGACGGCACCCTGCAGATCGAGATCAACGGCATCCAGAAGCATCTGCTCGTCGAGCACGGGCTCGACGTCAGCGTGCCCGACAACCGCATCATCGGTGCCGCGCTCGGCCAGGCCGGCAAGGGCCCCACGGTCATGCTCTCCAACGACGCTGCGCTCCGCATCAAGGCCGCCCACCTCGGCCTGACCGCCGCCGCCCACGAACCGACCAAGGCCGGTCGGGGTGACCGCCCGGTCGGCTGGGTCGTGATCGAAGCGGGCCACGACGTCGTCGATTGCCTGTACGCCGCCGGCGGCGTCGACGTCGGAGCGGTCGAGGACGCGACGACCCTCCACGACAACGAGTTCGCCGTGCTGCGGTCGGGTTCGCAATCGGCGCTGACCCGCCGGATCGGCGACGAGCTGGTGTTGCTCCCTCACTCCTTGCCCGAACCGTGGGGTCTGCGACCACGCAACAAGGAGCAGCGTTTCGCCGTCGAACTGCTCCTCGACCCCGACATCGCCGTGGTCACGCTCGACGGTCGCGCCGGAACCGGCAAGACCATCCTCGCGATCGCCGCCGCACTCGAGCAGGTCGTCGAGCAGCAGCGGTACGAGCGGGTCGCGGTGTACCGACCCCTCGTGCCGGTCGGCCGCGCCGACGTCGGGTTCCTGCCCGGCGGCCTCGAGGAGAAGCTCGATCCCTGGATGTCGGCCATCCACGACGCGATCGTGGCGCTCACCGACCGGAACAGCAGCCACGACGCGCGCCGGCTGATCGAGGAGCTCACCGCCCGCGGCCAGCTCTCGCTCGAGTCGGTCACCTTCCTCCGTGGCCGCTCGCTCCAGCGTCAGATCGTCGTGATCGACGAGGCACAGAACCTCGAACCGACGACGTTGCGGACGATCCTCACCCGCATCGGTGACGGCACCAAGGTGATCTTCACCGGCGACACGAGCCAGATCGATGCTCCGTACCTCGGCGAGTCGAACAATGCCCTCGCCGTGCTCACCAACGCCTTCGGCGGCCAGCGCTGCTTCGGCCACGTCACGCTGACGGCGTGCGAGCGCAGCGACGTCGCCAGCCTCGCGGCCGAGCTCCTCTGA
- a CDS encoding 3'-5' exonuclease, producing MEAADTSEHTAPAQTGAARADLPRFAVVDVETSGLSTRRHRLLQIAVITVVGGTVVDEWSTLIKLRWPLSRVGPRRVHGITRASLRGAPRQREALGELARRLDGAVFTAHNVRFDWSFIERAAKRSKVPIRPTHRLCTLGLSRSLDPDRALSHRLGDVCERYGISNDRPHDALHDARATAAALGFLLDAHGVAVADDLDPLYERR from the coding sequence GTGGAGGCAGCCGACACGTCCGAACACACGGCTCCGGCTCAGACCGGGGCGGCACGGGCCGATCTCCCCCGCTTCGCGGTCGTCGATGTCGAGACGTCGGGTCTGTCCACGCGACGCCATCGACTGCTGCAGATCGCCGTAATCACGGTCGTGGGCGGCACCGTCGTCGACGAATGGTCGACCCTGATCAAGCTCCGCTGGCCGCTCTCGCGAGTGGGTCCGCGCCGTGTGCACGGCATCACCCGGGCATCGCTGCGCGGCGCGCCGCGCCAGCGAGAGGCGCTCGGCGAACTCGCGCGACGCCTCGACGGAGCGGTCTTCACCGCCCACAACGTGCGCTTCGACTGGTCGTTCATCGAGCGGGCCGCCAAGCGTTCCAAGGTGCCGATCAGACCGACACACCGGCTGTGCACGCTGGGCCTGTCGCGATCGCTCGATCCCGACCGGGCGCTGTCACATCGACTCGGCGACGTGTGCGAGCGGTACGGCATCAGCAACGACCGACCGCACGATGCGCTCCACGACGCTCGCGCGACCGCGGCGGCACTGGGGTTCCTGCTCGACGCTCACGGCGTCGCCGTGGCCGACGACCTCGATCCGCTCTACGAGCGCCGGTAG